CATCTCACCGCGCTCATGGGCGGCTGCCTCAGCCTGCCAGCGCCACGCTTGCACCAGATCGGACTCCGACAACGTCTCGCGATCATGGATGTCGGCTAAGGTTCTAGCGACGCGTAAACAGCGCATGACCGACCGATTGCTTGCTGAGCTCGGGATGACATCGTTCACCACACCAGCAAAATCCGTTGCCGCGAGGCCAGAGGCCTCTAGCAACGTGGTCGCAGGTAGGTCTCTGTTTACGCAACAACCGAACGCCCGGTTACGCTCATAGGCGCGCTGGCGCGCACGGCTGACTGCCGTCCTCATACGAGCCGTCACCGAGCCCGGCAACCGATGACTAAGTCCCAGCAACAGATCAGCAGAATTAGCCTGCGTCTCGGGCACATTGATATGGAGATCAATACGGTCAAGCAGCGGGCCCGAAAGGCGCTGACGGTAGGCGGCAATTTTGGTCTGACTGCAGTGGCACTCACGACGGCTGCTGCCGTACCAGCCGCACGGACAATTATTGCAGGCCGCCGCGAGCACAACCGCCGTCTGCCAGACAACGCGGTGCTTGGACCGAGCGACACAAACCGCACCAAGCTCGAGCGGCTCACGCAGAGCCTCGAGTAAATCGCGCCTAAATTCCGGTAGTTCATCGAGAAAGAGGACGCCCCCGTGGGCCAGAGCTAGCTCTCCGGGCTGATCGGCACTCCCGATGAGTGCCGCCGCGCTCGCTTGGTGGTGCGGCGCCCGATAGGGCGGTCGACCAGCTAATAACGCGGGCTGCAGACGCTCGCTCACCATGCTGTGGACGCGTAGGGTCTCGATCCGCTCAGACGGCTCTAGATCGGGCAAAATACTCGCTAGTCGGGATGCCAGCATCGATTTGCCCGTGCCTGGGACACCACGGAGCAGGAGACTATGCATTCCGGCACAGGCAGTGATCGCTGCAAGCTCCATCGCCGGACTCAATATCATGTCGTCAAAATTGGGTAGCTGCCCTGCGTCCAGTGATGGGTAATTAGTGGTAAATGTGGTCGTAGATCCGCGCCCAAACATCCAAGACAGAACCGCTCGCAGATCGCGAAAGCCCAGGACCTGCAGGCTAGCCGACGGTGCCAGGCGTGTCATGACGCTGATTTCCTGAGCGTTATCCGACGCCACCACAATACCGCGCAGGCCTTTGGCCATCGCCGCCACGGCAAAGGAGACGGCGCCCTTAACTGGGCGCAGCTCACCGGCGAGACCAAGCTCAGCGGCAAACAGCCACTCGTCGGGCTTGATGGCGGGCGGTGCTTCTCCAATTAATAAGGCTAGGCTGACGGCAATGGGCAAATCAAAGTGACTACCATCTGTTTTAAGATCGGCCGGAGTCAGATTGATCACCACCCGCTGCGGCGGGATCCAGAGGCCAAGTCCCTCCAGTGCCACGCGCGCCCTCTCTTTCCCGCTGCGGCAGACGTCCGAGGTGTTGCCAAGCAGTTGCATCCCGGCAAATCCCCGGGTAAAACCGCTCTCGACACGCATCAGGTTGGTGGCAGCAGCATCGCAAACTGCTGTATTCACTAACGTGGCGGCGATCGGTCGTGAATCCTGTCTGACACTAGCCTCAGTCATCGTCTTTCCTCCCTCAGTTGGTGGCACTCTGCTACGGATTGCGAGAGCGTTCCAACGACATGTCAAAGTCAGGTCGGATCTCGAGCCTAAGTGCAGAAAATATGATGGGAATCACCTGTCAGGGAGTTATCCTGATGGGACTAAGCGACCTCGGACGGAGCACCAACATGGCAACCACATGGACCCAGTACCCACTCGACGCCTGCCGCGCTGAACTCGGCCAGAGACTGCACAGCGCGCTGTTGCATCTGCTGCCAGATGGGGGTCAGCTCGATTTCACACCTGTCGCCATCGGCCGCCTCTTGGAGCAACCGCCCGAGCGCGAGCTGGGCGACTATGCGCTGCCGTGTTTCCGCTTTGCCAAAGACACGCGCAAGAAACCGCAGGAAGTCGCTGCCGCGTTGGCGGCTGCGCTTAAAGCTGAGGGCTGGCTGGCGCGTACTGCCGCCGTCGGTGCCTTTTTGAATATCTTTGTGAACCAGCAAAAACTAGCGGCCGCAGTGCTTCCCGGTATCGCCGATGGCAGTATGTTTCAGGCGCTCACGCAGATCGAGGCCAACCGCACCCAGCGCGTGATGATTGAGTTTTCCCAGCCCAATACCCACAAGGAATTCCATGTAGGTCACGGCCGTAACGTTTGCCTAGGCAATAGCCTCGTGCATCTCTTCCGCTACTGCGGCTACGAAGTCGTGAGCGCTAACTACTTCGGCGACGACGGTACCCATATTGCTACCGTGCTGTCCTACTTAACGCGTCATAAGCCCACCCCACCAAGCACCAAACGCGGCGAATGGCTGGGCCAAATTTATGTCGCTGCCAAACGCGAACTTGAAGCGGCGGATCCCGACACCAAGACACAGCTACTCGCCGCAATCTCCACCGTCCACCGGCAGATTGAGCAGCGTCAAGGTCAGGTCTACCAAGAGTGGCTGGCGACACGTCAGTGGTCGCTCGACGACTTTGCTGCTATCTACGAGTGGCTTAATGTTAAATTTGACGTGCTCTTTTACGAGTCCGAAGTATCTGAGGCAGCGCAGACCATTGTCGATCAATATTTAGAAAAAGGCGTATTCGCTCTGGATCAAGGCGCCGTCGGGGTAGATCTAAAACCATTCAAACTCGGCTTTTGTATCCTGCGCAAATCTGACGGCAACACGCTATACGCAACGAAAGACCTTGCCCTTGCTAAGCGTAAGTTCGAAGACTACGCGATTGATCGCAATGTCTATGTCGTCGCCGATGAGCAGAACCATCATTTCCGCCAAGTTTTCAGAGTGCTTGAGCTTATGGGGTTCCCCCAAGCTAAACAGTGCTTCCACTTAAGCTACGGCATGGTCGTGCTGCCCGAGGGAAAAATGTCGTCGCGCGACGGCACCGCTGTATCGTTTGTCAGCTTGCGCCAGATGATGCTTGAACATCTAGGCAAGATCCTGGCCAAGTACCAAGGTGAATGGCCCGATGCAGAGATCGAGGAGACCGCACACCGTCTTTGCGATGGCGCGATCAAATACGGCATGATTGCGACTGATCCAGTGAAAGAAATTGTGTTTAATCTTGAGGACTGGCTTAGCTTCGAGGGCAACTCCGGTCCATATCTGATGTACAGCTACACGCGCACGCGCTCGATCCTACGTAAAGCCAAAGAGCAAGGCTTGGCCCCTGATTTGACTTTAGCCACGAGTCAGCTGCAAATGGCATCAGAACATGAGCTCCTGCGTTATCTGTTCGACTTTAATCAAGTGGTCACCGCCGCATGTGAGCATTGCAAGCCAAGTATGTTGGCGACGCATCTCTTTTATATGTGCAAGTCGTTCAACCGCTTCTACGTCGATGCACCCATCTTGAAGGCCGATACACGCGAGCTAGCAGCAGCCAGACTCGCGCTGACGGCTGCATTTGGCGACGCTTTGAAACACGGATTGGCGCTACTAGGCATTACACCGCCCGAGCGCATGTGATCAGATGTAATCAGATGCGATTAGCGTGCAGCGATTTGCATTGTGGACTTGAGGAGCCGCTGGAGATCAGGCCGATCTCTGGCGGGTGCCATCTTGATCAGCTTGCGGTAACGCAGCACCAGCCCCAATTCCATGCGCCGCAGTGTCGATGCGCTTACCTTGTCGGTCAATTTAGTTGGCACCATCGTGCACAGCTTCACCAACTTTTCTGTCAGACCTAAACTGAGCGCGGTGCGATCTTCCGGTATGCCGCGGTTGCCGATGATGAGGCGCACCAAGTCGCGCGATGCCTGCTGATGATGATCGGCGTGTTGATCCCAATCGTGGTTGTCGTGGGGATGAGCCAGCGACCCAGTATAGGTTGCATAGGCGCGCATCTCAGCCTGGAGCGCTCGATTGAGCCGGTGAATATATTCGTTGGTGCGGAACGTCGTGGCCGACGAGTCGCCACCATCCAAAACGCCGGCGCTGATCTTCAGGCCGCCGGCACATCCGCATCCGACTGTTTGGAATATGATCATTGCGGGGGTCCTTACACTTAAGTCACATGAAATTGTTTATACAGGATCGGCCTCCAAAGTTAAACAACTAATGAAACGTTAATCATCAACTGCGGTCATTGACCGTTTCTTTACAAAAGTTAAACCATCCGCATGGTTAAGTCCGGCATGCCCATCCTCTAAACAGATGCCGCTAAATGTCTAATCGTTAGACGCATCGCACACGGCTAACCATCTGAAACCGCTATTTTAAAAACCTGGCCTGGGCTTTGCAACAATCCCTACAAAGACTCGCGCAACTCTCAAATCAGGGGATAGGGACCATGATCAACATCAACAAACATTCGATGGCCATCGCGGTGCTTGCTCTCACCGGACTTTCGTTCAGCTCCGGGGTAGCCGCCAACCCTCAAGCCGCACCGGCAGTTGAGCAGAAACCTCAAGAGCAACGCCAGTCTCTGCCGCTGCGCGTGGTTGATAAAACGCAGTTCTGCACGAGACTCACCCAGTCGTTCACTAATTTCGCGGCCTCCAACGGTCTCGACAAGATGCATACAGCCCTCCTTTCCACGGGCGCTACCGCCGAGGTGATGCAGGAGTTTCGCGCTGGTCGTGCCACCGATTTCATGAAGGTTGCTGAGATTCGCAACATCGCAAGGCTTCCTGCGGCGGAAAAGGACGAGGGCTACTTGGCTCTATCCGGCATGATTGGCGAAGCGATGGGCATCGGCAATAACATCACTCTAGCCCTCTCAACCGGCGAACTGCGCTACATCCCGAGCGCTCAGCGGGGTGTCGATATGGTGGTTGTGGCGCGCAACGGAGCGACTCTGACGCCACCGCGGGCCCAGAAAGTCATTGAAATCGCGCGCGGCTCACAAATCAAAATCCACATCCTTTGGGTCGGTGAAAACGAGAGCACGCAAGACGTTGAAGAAGCCCGTGCTCTCGCCTGGGTAGCCGCCAACACCGGCGGTGCTTTCGCTAATCTGGGTGGATCGGCCGGCGAAAATCCTTGCGCCGGGAAAAGCCTATAAACAAATATTTAATTAGACGAGGCTTTAGAGGAGATAGGCTTAGTCACAGAATAGAGTTCGGCGCCATCGCCCGCGACAAAGCGGGCGTTCACCATTTCAGGACTAAACTCCAGATCAAGGAATCCATGCGTACTGCGCGCGAACTTACTTGCTTCATGGGCCGGGTTCAGCGGTTGATTGAGATTAGCCCCGCCACCACCGGCAACGAAGATATCCATACGGCATCCCTCTGGGTGCAGGTGCTCCAAATGATGGGAATGACCGGACAGGTAAAAATCCGCACGGTCACATAGGTAAGGCCTCAGCCAAATACCGCGCAACCCTCCCTGATAATAAAAACCGCGGTCGCTCGAACTAGCAATCGGATGATGGGCCATGACTACAGTCCATTTGGTGTCGTCCTGAGACAGGTTGTCATGCATAAAATCAATGCCACAAAAGGCAGGGTTAAAGCACAACTCCGACACGTTTGAATCGAGCGCAACCAGCTTCACAAGGTTACCAAAATTAACGCTGTAAAAGCGGTTGGGCAGATACCAACGTGGTTCGACGAGCGTGTACTCAATCTGCGCGGATGGATTATCCTTGTAATCATGATTGCCGAGTACGGGATAAACCTTGGCCTGACCTAAACAGTCAGCTGCATAGGGACCTAGGACTTTTTCCTGCCACTGCTGATCGTGCACAGATGACACGCCGATCGGGTAAGCGTTGTCACCAAGTAGAAAAATGCCGTCAATACCACCGATTTCACGACAGCGTGCGTTCATAGCAGCGGC
The window above is part of the Deltaproteobacteria bacterium genome. Proteins encoded here:
- the argS gene encoding arginine--tRNA ligase, whose protein sequence is MSKSGRISSLSAENMMGITCQGVILMGLSDLGRSTNMATTWTQYPLDACRAELGQRLHSALLHLLPDGGQLDFTPVAIGRLLEQPPERELGDYALPCFRFAKDTRKKPQEVAAALAAALKAEGWLARTAAVGAFLNIFVNQQKLAAAVLPGIADGSMFQALTQIEANRTQRVMIEFSQPNTHKEFHVGHGRNVCLGNSLVHLFRYCGYEVVSANYFGDDGTHIATVLSYLTRHKPTPPSTKRGEWLGQIYVAAKRELEAADPDTKTQLLAAISTVHRQIEQRQGQVYQEWLATRQWSLDDFAAIYEWLNVKFDVLFYESEVSEAAQTIVDQYLEKGVFALDQGAVGVDLKPFKLGFCILRKSDGNTLYATKDLALAKRKFEDYAIDRNVYVVADEQNHHFRQVFRVLELMGFPQAKQCFHLSYGMVVLPEGKMSSRDGTAVSFVSLRQMMLEHLGKILAKYQGEWPDAEIEETAHRLCDGAIKYGMIATDPVKEIVFNLEDWLSFEGNSGPYLMYSYTRTRSILRKAKEQGLAPDLTLATSQLQMASEHELLRYLFDFNQVVTAACEHCKPSMLATHLFYMCKSFNRFYVDAPILKADTRELAAARLALTAAFGDALKHGLALLGITPPERM
- a CDS encoding ATP-binding protein; this translates as MTEASVRQDSRPIAATLVNTAVCDAAATNLMRVESGFTRGFAGMQLLGNTSDVCRSGKERARVALEGLGLWIPPQRVVINLTPADLKTDGSHFDLPIAVSLALLIGEAPPAIKPDEWLFAAELGLAGELRPVKGAVSFAVAAMAKGLRGIVVASDNAQEISVMTRLAPSASLQVLGFRDLRAVLSWMFGRGSTTTFTTNYPSLDAGQLPNFDDMILSPAMELAAITACAGMHSLLLRGVPGTGKSMLASRLASILPDLEPSERIETLRVHSMVSERLQPALLAGRPPYRAPHHQASAAALIGSADQPGELALAHGGVLFLDELPEFRRDLLEALREPLELGAVCVARSKHRVVWQTAVVLAAACNNCPCGWYGSSRRECHCSQTKIAAYRQRLSGPLLDRIDLHINVPETQANSADLLLGLSHRLPGSVTARMRTAVSRARQRAYERNRAFGCCVNRDLPATTLLEASGLAATDFAGVVNDVIPSSASNRSVMRCLRVARTLADIHDRETLSESDLVQAWRWQAEAAAHERGEMVHSLQ